In Nitrobacteraceae bacterium AZCC 1564, the following proteins share a genomic window:
- a CDS encoding hypothetical protein (product_source=Hypo-rule applied; superfamily=47598) gives MVKESKAKSGPRRGPMPNVDSDGPRRGKRGPEPRPGDAKTDRIIMRVHPDLLEVIDARAREKDLTRSKYLNQVLVGWSNADPRNPRLDAAGRRIETVLDPRQSQLSMSASFVERWQRYVAAHNAIFGHPPPSSWFDELDERDQYASAATPPKER, from the coding sequence ATGGTTAAGGAATCGAAAGCGAAATCAGGGCCTCGTCGCGGTCCGATGCCAAACGTCGACTCGGACGGCCCGCGCCGTGGAAAACGGGGGCCAGAGCCGCGCCCGGGCGACGCGAAAACCGACAGAATTATCATGAGGGTGCACCCCGATCTGCTTGAGGTCATCGACGCAAGAGCGCGGGAAAAAGACCTGACGAGGTCGAAATATCTTAACCAGGTGCTAGTTGGCTGGTCGAATGCCGACCCCCGTAACCCAAGGCTGGATGCCGCCGGGCGGCGTATTGAAACAGTACTAGATCCTCGGCAATCTCAGCTATCTATGTCGGCCTCGTTCGTCGAGCGGTGGCAGCGCTACGTCGCCGCTCACAACGCGATTTTTGGTCATCCACCGCCGTCCAGTTGGTTCGATGAACTCGATGAACGAGATCAGTACGCCAGTGCGGCCACCCCTCCGAAGGAGCGATAA
- a CDS encoding hypothetical protein (product_source=Hypo-rule applied; superfamily=160904), translating into MIDPDRQWDWLAGFAATPNWHTAAARAVVRTRHDIQANESELKEFILKQAGKRRKRALSFANPVLTKIRPLALTFDLLALGTADPADGIRHTVSRAVDPVGASKTRSPMRRPAGYECGSTWPMVSTRSPGRIFSMRQKYIGKMGRS; encoded by the coding sequence ATGATCGATCCAGATCGCCAATGGGACTGGCTCGCTGGATTCGCGGCAACACCGAATTGGCACACTGCAGCTGCCCGCGCGGTCGTACGTACGCGTCATGACATTCAAGCGAATGAAAGCGAACTCAAAGAATTCATCTTGAAACAGGCTGGTAAGCGCCGCAAGCGAGCGCTGTCGTTCGCCAATCCTGTCCTCACGAAAATCCGACCTCTCGCGCTGACTTTCGATCTCCTCGCGCTAGGCACCGCCGATCCGGCTGATGGCATCCGCCACACCGTAAGTCGAGCAGTCGATCCGGTCGGAGCCTCAAAAACGCGAAGTCCGATGAGGCGACCCGCCGGCTACGAGTGCGGATCGACTTGGCCGATGGTAAGCACGCGATCGCCTGGCCGGATTTTTTCGATGCGGCAAAAATATATTGGAAAGATGGGCCGATCGTGA
- a CDS encoding hypothetical protein (product_source=Hypo-rule applied) gives MTPKDSIHEYWLQTVLEDRAESAPPPAPPKPEGEQR, from the coding sequence ATGACTCCCAAGGATTCGATACACGAATACTGGCTGCAGACCGTGCTTGAGGACCGCGCCGAGTCCGCGCCGCCACCAGCGCCACCCAAGCCGGAAGGCGAGCAACGATGA